The nucleotide window TTGGGGTGTAGGAGTAGCAAGTAAATTCCTAGCTGTTGGTGCATTTGTACCGTGGTTGAAACCAAATGTTGGCGCAATTGCTACGCAAGCTTTAGCTAATTTAACATATGGTATAAATGGGCTATCCTTGTTGGAAAAGGGTTATAGTGCGTCTGATTCAATAAGGATTCTCACAGAATCGGATCCGTTAAGGGAGAAGAGACAAATCGGCATTGTCGACTCTAAGGGAAATGCTTCAGCCTTTACTGGAAGGGAATGCTATTCGTACGCTGGACACATAGTTGGAAATAACTTCACCGTGCAAGGCAATATATTAGCCGGAGAAGAGGTTTTAGAGGCAATGGCAAAGGAGGCTGAAGGTAAGGGTAAAATTTATGAGAAGATTCTTAGAGCGTTAAAGGCTGGTGAGAGTAAAGGTGGTGATAGAAGAGGAAAACAGAGTGCTGCAATAATTGTAGTTAGAGCAGTTGAAAGGAGTGAGAGGGAAATTGATCCTTTAGTAGTAGGAAAGTACGTGGATTTGAGGGTTGATGATAGCCCAGACCCCTTGAGGGATTTGGAGAGGCTATTGGATCTATGGGTTGCTACTTTTGTTGAGGAGGAAATGGTGAACGTTAAGGATTATGAGGATCAGATTAGGGATGCTTTGAAAAGATGGGGATATAGCGATTTGAGAACCTGGGTTGAGATAAACAATTTTGAGGGGAAGTATACTGGGGATAAGATCGGTAAAAGTGTGTTGAAGATTTTACTATCTAAAGGTTAAGAGTTTAAAAATTAATTTATTATAAAGTGAGGAGTAAAAGATTAAATAGTTAAACATTCATCTCTTAAATATGCAATACAAATGGGTTGCCTTAAGCAATACAACAATTGGAGTGCTAATGGCTTCAATAAACGGCACAATAACCCTAATCTCCCTCCCTGCCATATTTAGAGGAATTAACATTAACCCCTTTACCTCATTTCAGTACCTATTATGGATATTAATGGGATATAACGTAGTTACCGCAACCTTGTTAGTGTCATTTGGTAGGTTATCTGACATTTTCGGCAGGGTTAGGTTATACAATTTAGGTTTTTTAATCTTTACAATTGGCTCAATTCTGCTTTTCTTAACTCCCAATACTGGTAGTCTAGGTGCACTAGAGTTAATATTGTTTAGGATAATCCAAGGAATAGGTGGAGCTTTTCTCTTCGCAAATAGTGCTGCTATAATCACAGACGCTTTCCCGTTTAATGAGAGGGGTAAGGCTCTTGGAATAAATCAAATCGCAGCCTTAGCTGGATCCCTAGTTGGTTTGATACTAGGCGGGATATTATCTGTAATAGATTGGCGTTACATATTTCTAGTTAGCGTCCCAGTTGGTATACTAGGTACAATATGGAGTTATACGAAACTAAAGGAAATTTCAGTACCTAGTAGGAGTGAGGGTATAGATTGGGCTGGAAACACAACCTTTGGTTTGGGTTTGATTCTAATCCTCATTGCAATAACTTACGGACTGTTACCTTATGGGAGTTCTCAGCTAGGTTGGGGAAACCCATTCGTGATTGGTTCAATGGTAGCTGGTATAGGATTAATAGGTGCATTCATCTACATAGAGAATAAGGTGAAATATCCCATGTTTAGGTTAGAGTTATTTAAGATTAGGATGTTCACAGCAGGGAATTTAGCCAGCTTTTTGAGGTCAATAGCATACGGTGGATTAATGATAATGTTAATAATATTCTTACAAGGAATATGGCTTCCACTGCACGGGTATAGTTATGAGGAAACCCCATTCTGGGCTGGTATATATACTATACCATTAATGATAGGCTTTGTAACTATGGGCCCAATAAGCGGTTGGCTTTCCGATAGGTATGGGGCTAGGCTCTTGGCAACACTAGGAATGGTAATAGTGGGTATAGGATTTCTATTATTAACACTCCTTCCCTATAATTTCAACTACCCAGAATTCGCCCTCATAATATTCATAATGGGACTGGGAAATGGAATGTTTGCTTCCCCAAATACTGCCTCAATAATGAACTCCGTACCACCTAAGTATAGGGGAGTAGCATCTGGAATGAGGGCTACAATACAAAATACTGGTCAAACGTTAAGTATGGCATTGTTTTTCACCATAGTCATAATCTCCTTAGCCTCAACACTACCTACTGCGTTGGCAAATGCGGTAACTCAAGCCGGAGCTCCTCAATTAGCTCCATTAATGCAAAAGATACCGGTAACTGGTGCCCTATTTGCGGCATTTTTAGGATATGACCCAGTTAAGACAATTCTCTCATCTCTACCCCCACAGATAACTGTTCCACCACAAGCCGTAGCGGTAATGGAACAGCACGATTGGTTCCCAACAGTTATTGCACCATCCTTCATGATAGCCTTAAGGGAAGCATTCTACATAAGTTCAGTTTTAACTTTCATTGCAGCTATTGCCTCGGCTTTAAGAGGTAGGAGAGTTATTGCAGAACAACAAGATGGTGGTGAAATAAATGCAAAAAATAGATGAAAAACTCCAATTAATGAATACTATAGCTAAAATCTATAGAGGATCAATAAAGGAGTTTAACAACAGGCTAGGTAAGTTAATGAACCTATCCTACTTGGACTTTTCAATACTTAAGGCCACATCTGAGGAACCTAGATCAATGGTTTATCTTGCTAACAGATATTTCGTAACTCAATCAGCAATAACTGCAGCAGTGGATAAATTGGAAGCCAAGGGATTGGTTAGGAGGATAAGGGACAGTAAAGATAGACGAATCGTAATTGTGGAAATAACACCAAAGGGCAGGCAAGTGTTATTAGAAGCTAATGAAGTACTTAGAAATTTAGTAAATGAAATGCTAAGTGATGTGGAAAACGTAGAAGAACTCCTAGAGGGTTTAAATAAAATACTATCTAGAATAGGAAGCTCCAAGGACTAGGGCTACCAATGTAATGATCCAAATAGTTCATTTCCGCCTTTCCATTATAGCCATTTATCCTTGATGGCTGGTCCCATACCATACCGTTTTTAACCAAATTATCCCACTCTTTCTTACAAAAGCTTAAGTCTCCAACACCTTTCTTATAAGCTAACCAGCAGATGGCGAAGACCATTCTAGGCCATGAGGAGTAAGTTTGAACACTCAAACCAACAATCTTACCATTATCGTCCACGAGGTTAGGAACACAATGGGGAGAAGCGTTACCATTAAGCCTTATAATACTCTCTAACGCCTTCTTTATTATGTCCTCTTCTACAATATCCTCTAGTCCTACTAGTGTAGTAAACCACTCGCCATACAATTGGGCAAGAAATGACGCATTATCAACACTATCCCAAGCCTTAAAATACCTGCCATTAAACATTCTTCTAAACGCTTCTCTGGCAGAACTTAGCTTTTCACTGATAAAATCAACATAATTACTATCACCAACCAACTTTGCAATCTCCCTCATAGCAATTAAAGACCCAATGAAAAGGGAGGAAGTATAACTATCATGACCCTTAATGATGGTAGCGTCAAAAGCATTGTCCATCTCTCCCTCCATGAATGGTAAATTCCCCTTACACTGCCTTAATTCCCAATCCATGACCTTAACTAGAATTGGGTAAACCTCTTTCAAGAATTCAATATCGTTAGTGAACTTAAAGTACCTATCAGTGGTGTTTCACCAATTTTACTCAAAATGATACAATTTCTATGGAAGAGAAAAATATCAGAGCGGAGTTAGAAAAATCGGCTTATTTCAACACAAGAAGCAAAAAATTTTCATATTTGTTGAAGAAACTAACAGAAAACGAGTTTATATATAAAGAGTAATACCATTTGTCTAGTATTATCAATAGAGGAAAGTAGGTGGAAGGACGAGATGAACAAGAAAAGGTTAAAGCGAGGGACTCCATAACTCCGTTATGCAAACCATACAAGTATCCAAAACGGAGCTGAAGTCCCTCGCTATAACTTTAGCAACAAACAATATTAACGTTATCTCTCAAGATCTAGACCCGGAAATAGTGAAAGCAGCACCATCCTTGCTAACCGGAAACAGAGGAAAATACTACTTGAAGGTAGTAAGACGAGGCGAGAAAGTAATTAGTAAAGGTCAGAGAACCTTCAAGTTCTACCCAATCTACAGAGAAGTAAAGGGAGAGATCAACGTAGTCGCTGTAGATGAGACCGGATTAACCGTGGGAGAAAAGGAACAAGAAAAAGCAGAGGGCTTTCTACTCTACAACTGGAAGAGAAAAGGAGTAAAGATGAGATCCTTGGACCTCGTATATCCCTTAAGGTTACCCCTCCTAGTGGAGGTAGCAGATTTGAGAAGCGACAGTCCATCACAGTTCCTACTCAGGAGCGTGAGGGAAGTAAGCCAATACATGGAAATAGATTACGTTGTAGCTGACGCCGGATTCTTGAACCTAGGGGTCATCAAGGAAATGCCCGTGAAGACCATTGTGAGAGGAAAGTCGAACTTGAAGGGATTCAAGGAACTATCTAACGTTCCATTAGTTGAGAAGAGATACGAGGTTAAGGACAGGGTTTACGTTGCGTATAGGGTCTTGAAATTTGAAGGGCTTTATTATTACGATGTGGTTTACGTTAAGGGAAAGCCGAGGCACTTTATGTTCGTGACGAACTTCGAGGGAGATCCCTATGAACTGGCTGAACTCTATAGGTTGAGGTGGCAGGTTGAGGAGGGTTTCAAGGTTAGGAAGGCAAGGATAAGGTATGTTAGGAAGTTGAGTAATAAGATCTTCTTGTTCCTCTATTACACGGTTCTGGATTCTGCGTGGAATCTAGTGAATCATCTTCTCTTTAACTTCAAGTCCACGTGTAAGAAGGGTTTGTCCTTCGATTCATTCGTCAAGCTTCTCTAACTTTCTCGGTGTTCAGAGGAGACTATGCACGTCGTTTTCACCACGTGAGAAAAATTCAGAATTCTCCTCTTATTATTAGAATTGTACGCTATATTTTTTGCAAATTATTTTAACATGTTATGTTTCATAATAATTTTATTGTTTTTCTCTATATCAATCTCTTTTTGAAAGTGCTAATATTATATCTTTCAAATGAAATAATTTGGTGAAACACCACTGAGTACCTATACACTAGGAGTATTAAGCTCGGATTCATATCCTTCCATCTGGGAGGAGAAGTAGTACCATCAATGGGAGAATCTAAGGAATGATAGCCTAAATCATGAGGAACATAACCATCTTCTCTTATATGTCTAATCAACAACTTCAAAAACGATTTTTCTAACTCTGGAAACATAAGAATCACTGGAAGTGAGCCAAACTCATAACAAGCGCCTATAGTACCTAAATATGGACAGTTCTGTGGTGCTTCGTAAATCGCAAACCTACCCTTCTCATCTAACCAAGTATTGGAGGAGAGGATATATGCGCTGTTTATTATGGCGTCTCCTAACCAGTCCTTTACGTTTACGATATTATGGAAAATTTTGTTTCTTAACTCATTAAAGTTGTCTAAAAAATACTTTGCTACTTCCAACGAATCTTTAAAGAAGTTCTCGTAATAATGCCCGTAGGGGTAAAACACGTGCTTACCAGTAAAGTACCAAGCGAATACGTATCTTATTTCATCCCCTTCTGAGTAGTTGGATATTAGAATACTTGCCGGATCATCCCTATGACCGGTTACCTCATGAGGATCATCAGTTACTTCCTCCTCCCTATCCAGTTTCACCCAAGGTTCCTCATTTTCATATTGTGATAACCAGAAGTTTATTGTCTCGCTTGGTTTCCTCTTCAAGTTGTACTGCGTTATTATCTTACTTACATTCTCTGATATTAACGAGGTATTTCCCTTAGCTGGGTCGTAATCATTCGCCTTTATGTTTTTATGAATTACCCCGTTCCTTATTCTCTCATTTAATCTCCCAATGCTTACACTACCTACGATGTTTGGGAAGGAAATTGCAACTATCCCCTCCCTACTACCCTTAACTCTTAGACTAATTCCTACTGCAGGTAAGGACGAATTTTTCACGTCACGAGGGATTATTGATGAAAAAGCCTCCAACACTACTTCAACGTCGTCATTCTTTCCCTTTACTGTAACAACAGGGTATTTACCTTCATAGAGTATTTCTCCACGAAACTCACTTACCTTGTATAATCCACTATCTTTCTGGAATAGGAATCCCCTTTTATCTTTAGGCTTAATATATATGTGGAACCCCCTTAGTAACTTAATTGGATTTCCCCAATTGTTCCTTATTGTGATGTTTGTTATTCTTACCTTATTATCAATTTCCAGTTTCCCAGTACCAATTCCTCCTAAGGGTACTCCAGCCACGATCCTATCCTTATCAGTATATGTAACCATGCTATATTAGTTTGAGGTATAAATGGTTAAAAAGGTCTTAGAGTCTTATATTGTTTAGAGGAGAGTTTCAGAAAAGTTGGATACGGTCCACGAGAAGTATGCCGTACCGTTAGAAGTCATGGTGCCCCATTCTGTACCAAACTCCCAATCCGTTAGATAATAGTTTGTAATGTTATAGCTTGTAAAGTTACTTAACGCTTTAATAAACAAGTTGGGTTCATAGCTAACGTAACCATTTGTAACTTTCCAGCCATCTGGTCTAAAGGCTATGTACTCCCATCCTCCCCATGGAACACTTTTCATCTCCCAGACTTGAAAAGTAGCGTTAACTAAGGTGTGATTAATGTAGATTGGGACGACAACTTTCCCAACCTGTTCTCCTGCTGGTTGTAGGTTTTGGCTAAATAACCAGACCATTATCTCAATATCTCCATTGCCTGGAGCAGTTCCGGGGCTGAATGCAATTTGAGGTCTAACTATCCACGCATCAGATGCAATATCAAAATTTATTGATGGATCTAATTTAGTTAAGTTTATGTAAAATGAGACCATGAACGGTGTCATGTTACCTATCCTCATTGGGAATATGTTACCAGCATATGCAGTATCCCAAGGCTTTCTTCCTACATAAATCTCAGGATAACCGTTAGTCCACTCCAATGGTTTAACTTGTGTTAAGTTAAAGCTAACAGAGAGTGTACGAGTAAGCGGATTAAATACCATAGTGTAGTTGCCATTATAGTTTTTAGCATTCCACATATTTACTTCAAGGTAGAACGACGGTATAGTTGAATTGTTCAAATAGACTGGGGTAGGAGAACTAGCAGAGGAGGTGACATAGATTAATTGATTATATGAAGTAATGGAAGTTACTGTTTGTGTTACGGTAGTGGTTATTGCATTTGTTGTAGTCGAAGTACTAGTTGTAGTGGAAAATTCGGTTGTAGTTACGGGTTTAACGCTGAGAGACTGTTGATGCAAGTAAATGATTCCCCCCATAACGCCAATGGCTATTATCACAATTACCGGAAGCACAATATATAATTTATTCATTATCCTACTTTATAATCCTTTAGGTACTAAAGATTTTCCGGCTAACTTTTATTAATGGATTAGCTTTTTATTCTTAGCTCGCTAAATCTCTTATGGATTTAGTTGAGAAGTTAAAAAATGACGTAAGAGAAATAGAGGACTGGATAATTCAAATTAGAAGGAAAATCCATGAGTATCCGGAACTTTCCTACAAGGAGTATAACACCTCTAAACTAGTAGCGGAAACGTTAAGGAAATTGGGAGTAGAAGTGGAAGAAGGCGTTGGATTACCCACAGCAGTGGTTGGTAAGATTAGGGGAAGTAAACCAGGAAAGACTGTTGCTTTGAGAGCTGATATGGATGCCCTTCCGGTAGAGGAGAACACTGATCTAGAATTTAAATCCAAAGTTAAGGGAGTAATGCACGCATGTGGTCATGATACTCACGTAGCAATGCTCTTAGGTGGAGCTTATCTGTTAGTTAAGAATAAAGATTTAATCAGTGGTGAAATTAGGTTAATATTCCAACCGGCAGAGGAGGATGGAG belongs to Saccharolobus solfataricus and includes:
- a CDS encoding DUF1028 domain-containing protein, which gives rise to MTFSIVIYDPDEKAWGVGVASKFLAVGAFVPWLKPNVGAIATQALANLTYGINGLSLLEKGYSASDSIRILTESDPLREKRQIGIVDSKGNASAFTGRECYSYAGHIVGNNFTVQGNILAGEEVLEAMAKEAEGKGKIYEKILRALKAGESKGGDRRGKQSAAIIVVRAVERSEREIDPLVVGKYVDLRVDDSPDPLRDLERLLDLWVATFVEEEMVNVKDYEDQIRDALKRWGYSDLRTWVEINNFEGKYTGDKIGKSVLKILLSKG
- a CDS encoding MFS transporter → MQYKWVALSNTTIGVLMASINGTITLISLPAIFRGININPFTSFQYLLWILMGYNVVTATLLVSFGRLSDIFGRVRLYNLGFLIFTIGSILLFLTPNTGSLGALELILFRIIQGIGGAFLFANSAAIITDAFPFNERGKALGINQIAALAGSLVGLILGGILSVIDWRYIFLVSVPVGILGTIWSYTKLKEISVPSRSEGIDWAGNTTFGLGLILILIAITYGLLPYGSSQLGWGNPFVIGSMVAGIGLIGAFIYIENKVKYPMFRLELFKIRMFTAGNLASFLRSIAYGGLMIMLIIFLQGIWLPLHGYSYEETPFWAGIYTIPLMIGFVTMGPISGWLSDRYGARLLATLGMVIVGIGFLLLTLLPYNFNYPEFALIIFIMGLGNGMFASPNTASIMNSVPPKYRGVASGMRATIQNTGQTLSMALFFTIVIISLASTLPTALANAVTQAGAPQLAPLMQKIPVTGALFAAFLGYDPVKTILSSLPPQITVPPQAVAVMEQHDWFPTVIAPSFMIALREAFYISSVLTFIAAIASALRGRRVIAEQQDGGEINAKNR
- a CDS encoding MarR family winged helix-turn-helix transcriptional regulator; this encodes MQKIDEKLQLMNTIAKIYRGSIKEFNNRLGKLMNLSYLDFSILKATSEEPRSMVYLANRYFVTQSAITAAVDKLEAKGLVRRIRDSKDRRIVIVEITPKGRQVLLEANEVLRNLVNEMLSDVENVEELLEGLNKILSRIGSSKD
- a CDS encoding ISH3-like element ISC1439A family transposase; amino-acid sequence: MQTIQVSKTELKSLAITLATNNINVISQDLDPEIVKAAPSLLTGNRGKYYLKVVRRGEKVISKGQRTFKFYPIYREVKGEINVVAVDETGLTVGEKEQEKAEGFLLYNWKRKGVKMRSLDLVYPLRLPLLVEVADLRSDSPSQFLLRSVREVSQYMEIDYVVADAGFLNLGVIKEMPVKTIVRGKSNLKGFKELSNVPLVEKRYEVKDRVYVAYRVLKFEGLYYYDVVYVKGKPRHFMFVTNFEGDPYELAELYRLRWQVEEGFKVRKARIRYVRKLSNKIFLFLYYTVLDSAWNLVNHLLFNFKSTCKKGLSFDSFVKLL
- a CDS encoding GH12 family glycosyl hydrolase domain-containing protein produces the protein MNKLYIVLPVIVIIAIGVMGGIIYLHQQSLSVKPVTTTEFSTTTSTSTTTNAITTTVTQTVTSITSYNQLIYVTSSASSPTPVYLNNSTIPSFYLEVNMWNAKNYNGNYTMVFNPLTRTLSVSFNLTQVKPLEWTNGYPEIYVGRKPWDTAYAGNIFPMRIGNMTPFMVSFYINLTKLDPSINFDIASDAWIVRPQIAFSPGTAPGNGDIEIMVWLFSQNLQPAGEQVGKVVVPIYINHTLVNATFQVWEMKSVPWGGWEYIAFRPDGWKVTNGYVSYEPNLFIKALSNFTSYNITNYYLTDWEFGTEWGTMTSNGTAYFSWTVSNFSETLL